The stretch of DNA CTATATTTAACAGCTATTTGCAATCGTTTTAATCAAAAAAATCAACAATGGTACTTTATGAAAGAAATTCTCTTAACAACCTTTAATGCACGTTATGCACACACTTCTATTGCTCAGCGCTATCTCTTTGCCAATCTTGAAGAGCTTCAAGGCAGAGCAAAAATTTTGGAATTTGTCATAAACTCTCAAGTCGTAGATGCAGCAGAAGAGATACTTAGTTACCAACCTAAAATCGTAGGCATTGGAGCGTACATTTGGAACGCTTTGGAAGTGCAAGAGCTTATAACCATCCTCAAAAAAGTAGCCCCTCAAATTTTTATCATACTTGGCGGTCCTGAAGCGAGTCATTTTCCACATCGTGTGGATTTTAGTGGAGCGGATTACATCATTCAAGGGGAGGGTGACATCGCCTTTTATGAGCTTTGTAAAACGCTCTTAGAAGGTCAACTACCAACCGAACGGGTCATAAAAGCGCCAATGGTTAACATTAATGCTATTAAACTCCCTTATGATTATTACACAGACGATGACATCAAGAACCGTTACTGCTACGTTGAAGCCAGTCGAGGATGCCCTTTTACGTGTGAATTTTGCCTCTCATCCATTGACAAACGTGTACGCGACATTGAGATAACACGTTTTATAGGAGAACTAGAAAAGCTGTGGCAGAGAGGAGTTCGTAATTTTAAGTTTATAGATCGTACGTTTAATCTTAGCATTGAAAATGCAACGAAGCTTTTAGATTTTTTCCTCTCTAAAACAGAAGAGTATTTCGTCCATTTTGAAGTCATCCCTGACCACTTTCCGGTAGTGCTTCGAGAAAAGATAGCGCAGTTCTCGCCCGCAGCATTGCAACTGGAAGTCGGCATTCAAACACTTGATCCTGAGATCTCAAAAAACATTCACAGGCGGCTCAATATTGCTAAGATCGAAGAGAATCTTGCCTTTTTGCAAAATGAAACCCATGCGCATTTACATGTAGATTTGATTATTGGTTTGCCAGGGGAGAGCTTAGAGGGATTTGGACGTAACTTGGACAAGCTCTATTCTCTGACACAGTGCGAAATTCAAATTGGAATCTTAAAAAAACTCTCTGGTACAACCATCTCTCGCCACGATGAGATTTATGGCATGGTGTACTCGAACAAGCCTCCTTATGACATCTTACAAAACAATTTGATCAGTTTTAAAGAGATGCAAAAAATGAAACGCTTTGCTCGTTTTTGGGATATGGTCTATAACAGTGGCAATTTTAAAAAATGTGCAACACTCTTGTGGAGCGAGGGCAAAGTCTATGAAGGCTTTTACGCCTTTAGTGAATGGCTTTATGCGCAAACGAAATCAACATGGCAAATTTCACTGGATCGTTTAGCTGAGTTGATTTTTCGTTACCTTTGTGAAGTTATGCGGTATGAAGAAGATCATATCAAAACGATACTTATAGAAGATATCATGACCGTTCGAGGACGTAAAATGCCTTCGTTTTTGCGCGAAAATTACATGCCACATGAAGAACAAAAAGAGGGAACTCTCAAGCTCAATAAACGTCAGTTAAAACATGCCACAGTATAATGGCGATTTTTTTAAGGAGAAATAATGAAAATTGATAAAAGTTGGTGGACGGACATCATTAGTGTTTTGTTTATTGTTGTTTCGTTTGTGCTACCAGACCCTTATGCCCATTGGTCACTTTTGACAGGCCTTTTTGCTTTTTCGGGTGCTGTTACAAATCAAATAGCGATTCATATGTTGTTTGAAAAAGTACCTTTTTTATACGGTAGCGGTGTTATACAGTTACAATTTGAAGCCTTTAAAACTTCGATTAAAAACTTGATGATGGATCAATTTTTTACTAAAGAACAATTGGATGCTTTTTTTGCTAAAGAAGAGAAAACGTTTGATTTAAGCCCCGTCATAGCCGAAGTGGACTTTTCACCTGCTTTTGATGCACTGACTAAAACGGTAATGGAGTCATCTTTTGGTGGAATGCTTAGTATGTTTGGTGGCGCCGGCGCATTAGAGGGACTTAGAGCACCTTTTAATGAGAAACTTAAAGATTCTATCCTTGAAATCAGCGAAAGTAATGTATTTCAACAAAAAATAGCACAAACAATACAAAATTCATCACTTAGCGATGATATGCTCATCACCATAGAGCAGATGATCGATGGAAGGCTTAATGAACTGACTCCGCAGATGGTTAAAGAGATTGTCCAGAATTTCATCAAAGATCATTTAGGTTGGTTGGTTGTTTGGGGTGGATTTTTTGGAGCACTAATCGGCCTTTTATCTACTTTAGTTCTATAATACATATAATTTTACATAAAATATTAAAAAAAGGAAAATTATGGAGTGTTCGTATTTTGGGAAATGTGGTAGTTGTACGCTTTATACATTGGATTATTCGGCGCAAGTTGAGCATAAAAAAGCACACATGAACACTTTGTTTGAACCTTTACATGTAAAAGCATTTGACTACTTCCAAACGCCCTCAGAACACTACCGTGGACGTTCTGAATTTCGCATTTGGAAAGAGGGCGATACACTCAGTTATGCCATGGGTTCAGTCGATAAAAAAGGTGCTATTTGTATTGATGTTTGTCCTAAAGTTGAGATGAAAATATACACTTTGATGCCACAGCTTTTAAAGCAGATTGAAAGTTCTCCATTGCTTCGTGAAAAGATTTTTGCGGTTGAGTTTCTTGCCTCATCAGAGCATCTTTTAGTGACACTTATTTACCATAAGCCTCTAGGTGTAGAGTGGGATAACGAGGCTAAAATGTTGGAGCAAGCGTTTGGCGTTTTTGTCATTGGTCGCAGTCGCGGCATCAAGCGTATACTTACGCAAGATTTTGTAGAGGATCGTTTTGATATCGCAGGTAAAACCTATCGTTACCACATCATTGAGGGAGGCTTTTCCCAACCCAATCGTTTGATGAATCAGAAGATGATTAGCTGGGTTTTAAGTCATCTTGAAAACTGTGAGGATTTGTTGGAGCTTTACTGCGGTTATGGAAATTTCACCATTCCTATGTCTCAAAAATTTCAAAAAGTTTTAGCAACCGAGATTTCTAAAACTTCCATCAAATCAGCGCTTCAAAACTGTGAGCTCAATGATGTCAACAACATAGCATTTTTACGTATGAGTGCAGAAGAATTAACCTCTGCACTTAAAAAAGAACGTGAATACAACCGCTTGGCGGGCATAAATTTGGAAGACTATACCTTTAGCCATGTCTTTGTGGATCCACCACGTTCGGGCATGGATGAAGCGAGCTTAGAGTTTATCTCTCAGTTTGAGAACATCATTTACATCTCGTGTAACCCTGAGACCTTGAAACGCGATCTTGATGTCTTGACAAAGAAATACGCCATCTCTCAATTTGCTCTATTCGATCAATTCCCAAATACCGAACATTTGGAGTCTGGCGTCATTTTAAAACGTATCTAACCTTTTACATGTAAAGGGTTAGATTTTAAAGAGTGCAAGCTTTGATGCCAATGTCTCAGAAAGCTCTAAGAGCTGGTGTGATGATGTATTAAGATTTTTAACATCACTACTGTTTTGCATCGAAGACTCGTAAATTTGTCCGATATTTTTAATCATGGTTGCTGTATTTTTTGAAAGTTCTTGCGAAACTTCAGAAGCCATCAAAGACGCATCGGAAGCTTCTTTGATGACCGCTTCAGTATTGCTGATTTTAAGTTCTACCTCTTGTGAATTGGTTGCCATCTGCTCAATAAATTTATAATTTTCACTCATTTGCCCACTAGCATCCATAATATTTTGAACAATGACGTTAATTGTTGCATTAATTTCTGTTAGGCTTTTTTGAGTTCTCTCAGCCAAGTTTCTGACTTCATCGGCAACGACGGCGAAACCACGACCATGTTCTCCTGCACGTGCTGCTTCAATGGCCGCATTAAGTGCTAAAAGATTTGTCTGGTCGGCAATGTCAGAGATGACAGTAAGGACACTTTTGACTTGATTAGCGTCATTGCTTAGTTGTTGTAAACGCTCTGACGTATGGGATTCTACTTCAGAAGCTTGTTGAATATTGGCAACCAAAATTTTGATCTCTTGTGCCGTAGTATTGAGTGTTTGGGATGCATTTAAAATATTTTGACTGGTCTGCGTTGCATTGAGCGTATTTTCTTCCAACGTTATTTTCATTGTATCGCCCAAATCTTTTGTCTGTTTTACAAAATCGCGCTCTTCAGCCATACGCTTGTCTACTTCATTGGAAATCGCTGAAAATTGATGTGCCATTTGTGCACTTTGGGTTGATGTTTGGGTTGATGTTTCAACAGTTACATGAATTTTTTCAATGAATTGATTGATGTTTTCTGATAAATCAGCAATCTCATCTTTTGAGTTAATTTGAATGCGCTTTGTAAGATCACCACTACCTTTTGCAAGATCAAGCGTTATGATTGAAAGAGCATCAATTGAGTTTGTCATACTCACCACCATGACACGTGTAAAAATGAAGAAAAAGATCATTCCACAAACGGACCCTGCAATCAGGATGAGTCGCTCTGTCCCTGTGATCAGAAATGACACTAAAATAATATTTGCCATAAACCCACACAAGGTTCCAATTGCTAGAAACCAACCTTTTGTTTTAATCTTGACTTGATTAAGAAACATTAACACTCCTTATAAATGTAAACGAATTGATTATAACAAATTCACATGATAAAAGCTATGGATAATCACGACAAAAGACAGAGTGTGCTATACTCGCCACTTAAATTTTTAAAAGGAGCAATAATGGAATGCGACATTTCAAATATTAGCATGCCTGGTGATGCAGGCATAAAAGACATTTTTTCGATGTGTAAGAGTATTGCCATTATTGGGTTATCTCCTGATCCAACCAAAGATAGCCATAAAGTGGCACGCTACTTGCAAGAATGTGGGTTTAAAATCTATCCGATCTATCCTAAAGAAGAGACGATTTTAGGTGAAAAAGTTTACCGTAGCCTTTTGGATATTCCTGAACCTGTTGATATGGTAGATATGTTTCGAAAGCCTGAAATTGCTGATAGTTTGATCGAAGAAATTTTAAAAAAAGGTGATGTAAAAGTCTTTTGGTTGCAACTGGGCATCGTCAATAATCAAGCCTGTGCAAAAGCACAAGAACACGGCATTATAGCTGTACAAAATCGATGTACCAAAGTAGAATATGAAAGGTTAATGAAATAATGATAGCGCTTAGTGAAATAGTAAAAGCAAAACGACAACTCGGAAATGTTGTCACTAAAACACCTTGCTCACTTGCTCCACATTTGAGTGAAGAAGTAGGTGCACAAGTTTTTCTTAAAAAAGAAAATCTTCAAATAACAGGTGCCTATAAACTTAGAGGTGCTTACAATAAAATTGCTTCTCTTACCAAAGAAGAGCGCTCCAAAGGTGTTATTGCAGCAAGTGCTGGTAACCATGCACAAGGTGTGGCGTACTCTGCACGTAGTTTTGGTATCAATGCAACGATCATTATGCCAGAAGCTACACCTCTTTTAAAAGTGACAGGTACAAAAGCACTTGGCGCTGAAGTAATTTTAAGTGGCGATAATTACGATGAAGCCTATGCGTATGCGCTCACTTATGCCAAAGAACACAGTTTGACGTTCATTCATCCGTTTGAAGATGATGTCGTCATTGCAGGGCAGGGAACGGTTGCATTAGAGATGATTGATGAGATCAATGATCTTGACATTATCGTCGTTCCAATCGGTGGAGGAGGGCTCATCAGCGGTATGGCTTCTGCTATTAAACAGATTGATCCTAAAATTAAAGTCATTGGTGTCAATGCTTCTGGCGCTCCTGCTATGTATGAGTCATTTTATGCTAAAAAAGCGATCAATTCTAAAAGTGTTCGAACCATCGCTGATGGTATTGCTGTACGCGATGTGAGCGAGTCTAACTTAGCACATATTTTAGAATGTGTGGATGAAGTAGTGACCGTGGACGATGAAGAGATAGCTGCAGCGATTTTGTTTTTACTTGAGCGTCAAAAACTGGTCGTTGAAGGTGGCGGTGCGGCAAGTGTTGCAGCCATTATGCATCAAAAATTTGCCTTTACCAAAGATATGAAAATAGGCGCGGTTTTAAGTGGTGGAAATATTGATGTGCAAATGCTTTCCATCATTATCGAAAAAGGTTTGATCAAATCACATCGTAAAATGAAGTTGGTCATCACACTTATTGATAAACCGGGCTCACTGATGCGTCTGACAGATCTGTTTAAAAATGCTAACGCCAACATTATTCAAATTGACTATGACCGTTTTTCAACCAAGCTCTCGTATGGTGATGCGCAAATTACCATTATGCTGGAAACCAAAGGTGTTGAACATCAAGAGGCGATTCGTGTAGTTTTAAAAGAAGCGGGATATCTGTTTAAAGAAGAAGTATAAAAGAAGTAAGTGAGGTTTAAAACCTCACTTTTATTCATCAAGTTGTTCGTATGCTTCTAAAAGGCTCTCTCTAAGGGCATCAGAAAGTGCTTCTCCATCCACACAGTACTCTTTGAGAAAAATATCTAAATTGCTTAAGAGTTCAAAAAGATCGGCTTCGATCTCTTTAGAACTCTTCTTTTTAGCCATCATCGTTTCAAAAAATACCAATTTACGAATAAAATTAGAAAGAAGCTCAAGAGCTTCTTCTTCGTTTTTACCCTCTAAGAGTTTAAAAGGGCGCTCACTTGGTGTTTTAGAGCTATCAAGGCTCTGTTTGATTTCACGCACATTCTCTTGAATAATGGCTGAAAATTTGGCATAGCGTTCGTATGAACCCTCACTTGCAAAGGTATCAAGTCTGCCTGTCAATTTGCCTATCTGTTTAACTAAAACAAATGCAACCATCGCAACTATCATCAAAACAGGAATCAATTGCTCCATTTCTTATCCTTACATGTAAAACAAAATCAGTGCGATAAGATTTGCTCCAAAAAGAGTTTAAGACGATCTGACTCAGGATTTTGGAAAAACTCTTCAGGTGTGTTTTCTTCGACAATTTGCCCTGCATCCATAAAGATAATCCTATCGGCTACCTTTTTCGCAAAGCCCATTTCGTGGGTAACACACACCATTGTTTTATCTTCGCGTGCTAATTCTATCATAACATCCAAAACTTCGGCAACCATTTCAGGGTCAAGTGCAGAAGTTGGTTCATCAAAGAGCATAATCTTAGGGTTTTTACACAAACTACGTGCTATTGCCACACGTTGTTGTTGTCCGCCTGAGAGTTGATTAGGGTATTTGTGTGCTTGATTGGCAATGCCTACACGCTCCAAATACTTCATAGCCATGGCTTCAGCTTCTTTACGCGGCATTTTTCTAACCCAAACAGGCGCTAAGGTAAGGTTATCTAAGATCGTTAAGTGTGGGAAGAGGTTAAAGTGTTGAAACACCATTGCCACTTCTTCACGAATTGCTTTTATCTTTTTAACATCATTGACAAGCTCGATGCCATCAACAATAATCTGTCCTTCTTGAAATTGCTCAAGATAATTGATACAACGAATAAGTGTTGATTTACCAGAACCGGATGGTCCACAGACAACAATGATTTCACCTTTATTGATTGTAAGGTTGATGTCTTTTAAGACATGGAAATCACCATACCACTTGTTTAAGTTTTTAATTTCTATGATTTCTTTTCTATCTTTCATCTTCTATCCTATCTCAAATTGGTATTAAAGCGTTTTTCAAGCTTTTGGCTAAAGTTAGACATCGAGTAACAAAAGAACCAAAAGATAAAGGTAACAAACACATAGCCTTCTGTCTCATAACCCAACCAATACGAATCAGCTGCACTCAAACGTACCATTGCAAGTAGGTCAAAGAGTCCAATAATAAGTACAAGTGTTGTATCTTGGAAGAGGGCAATGGAAACACCCACAAGGTTAGGAATAGCCACTTTTAGCGCTTGCGGTAAAATGACCAAAAACATTTTCTGCCAGTAAGAAAGTCCAATGGCATCAGCTGCTTCAAATTGACCTTTTGGAATGGACTGAAGTCCACCACGAATGTTCTCAGCGATATACGCTGATTCAAACAGTGCAATACCAATAAGAGCACGTAGCAACTTATCAAAAGACATACCCTCAGGGAAGAAGAGTGGCAAAATAATAGATGACATAAAGAGAATCGTAATAAGTGGAACACCACGAATAAACTCAATGTAAGTCACACTGATACTTTTAATAATAGGCAAGTGTGAAGCACGACCGAATGCTAAAAGAACACCCAATGGGAATGCCGCGACAATACCAACAGCTGCTACCATAATGGTAAGCATTAAGCCACCCCATTTATCAGTAGGCACTGCTTCCATTCCAAAAAAACCACCATAGACTAAGAAAAAACCAGCAATAAAATAGACATGCGCTAAGGCGATCTTTACGAACGGGCTTTTAAGGTATTTAAACGCTACAACCAAAACAAAAAAGAGTGCATAAACCGTATTGATTCTCCACCTAAGCTGTGAAGGATAAAAACCGTACATAAACATATCGATTTTCATACGTATAAAGACCCAACATGCACCTCCACTGACACAATCTTCACGTGTTGATCCTACAAAATTCGCATTGATGTATGCCCATTTGACAAAAGGAGGAATAATCCAAAAAAGGATCATGGCACCCAAGAGTGTTAAGGCGACATTGAGTGGCGTTGAAAAGAGGTTTTCTCTCAGCCAAAATGTCAATCCTTTTGTACTTGAAGGAGCTTTTCGTTCATTGATTTTGTTATAAATTGCCATCTTAACGCTCCTTAATCTTCATTTTATGGTTAAACCAGTTGAGTATAGCGGATACTACTAAACTGATGACGAGATAAACGAGCATTGTCATAGAGATAATCTCAATGGCTTGACCTACTTGGTTAAGTGAGGTTCCAGCAAAGACCGTAACAATCTCAGGATACCCAACAGCCGTAGCAAGTGAAGAGTTTTTAATGAGATTAAGATATTGATTAATAATCGGAGGAATTGCTATACGAATAGCTTGGGGTAAAACAACCAATTTTAAAGATTGATACGGACTAAAGCCCATAGAAGAAGCAGCTTCTTTTTGACCATGACTCACTGCTTCAATGCCCGAACGCACCGCTTCAGCAATAAATGTAGCCGTATAAATCGTTAGAGCAAAGGTAAGTGCTAAAAACTCAGGGGAAAGTGTTTTGCCCCCTTTAAAGTTAAAACCTCTAAGCTCTGGGAAACTAAAGTTAAGGTGTGCTCCACCTAGAAAATAAGCCAGTATCGGGAAGAGAATAAACATTCCCAAAACAAATGGAAGCACTGTAAAATCTTCTCCTGTTGTTTCTTTACGTCTATTCGCCCACATATTGAGAGCAATAGAAGCAAAAAGTGCGAGGAAAAGGCTTGCAAGCATCGTAAAAAAGGTTGCATTGTACTCAGGTAACGGAAAGTAAAGACCGCGATTGTTGATAAAAATAGTATCAAAAAAACTATAACTCTGTTTCGGACTTGGCATGGCACGAAGTACCACGTTATACCAAAAGAGTATTTGAAGTAGAAGCGGTATATTTCTAAAGAAATCGATATACGCTTTCGCCAATTTAGCAATGAGCCAGTTTTTTGAAAGCCTTAAAATACCTATAATAAGTCCTACAATCGTTGCTAATATAATACCTACAAAAGCAATGATAAGAGTATTGAGAAGTCCTACTATGAAAACGCGTCCATGGGTATCTTCTTCAGTATAAGAAATAGGGGATTGATCAATGCCAAAGCCTGCTGTTCCATTTAAAAAGCCAAAGCCAGTTTGAATACCTCTTTGTTCTATATTGGCAACAGTATTGGCTCCAATATACCACAAAAAAGCAACTAAGCCGATAACGGTCAATAATTGGAAAAGAATTCCTCTAATCTTTTGATTTCTCAAAAGTGCTAACATACGTGTCCTTTATGCTTTTAAGATTAAGGGCAGAGAGTTCTGCCCTCAGTGTTTTACTGTTTTTTAATCTACTATCTAAAAGGAGGTGCGTATTGTAATCCACCTTGATTCCAAAGAGCGTTATAACCTCTTTGAATTTTAAGCGGAGAACCTTCTCCTACAGTTTTTTCAAATGATTCACCGTAGTTACCAACTTGTTTGATGATGTTATAAGCAAAATCTTTTTTAAGACCTAAGTTTTCGCCCATTTGACCTTCAACACCTAAAAGACGTTTGATGTCTGGATTGTCAGATTTAAGCATTGCATCAACATTTTTGCTAGTCACTCCCGCTTCTTCTGCGGTTAACATTGCATAAGATACCCATCTTACGATATCAAACCATCTACCATCACCTTTACGAACGACTGGTCCTAAAGGCTCTTTAGAGATAACTTCAGGAAGAACGATAGAATCTTCAGGCTTCAATAATTTGATTCTCAAACCGTAAAGTTGTGATTGATCTGACGTTAAAACATCACATCTGCCACTCTCATAACCTTTCAATACTTGATCATTGGTATCGTAAGAGACGAGTTTATATTTCATTTTATTGGTTCTAAAGTAGTCGGCTACGTTAAGCTCTGTCGTTGTACCTGTTTGAAGACAAATAGAAGCGCCATCAAGCTCTTTTGCGCTTTTGACACCAAGCTTTTTAGTGACCATAAAGCCTTGACCATCATAATACGTTACGCCTGTAAAGTTTAGACCAAGAGAAGTATCTCTTGTTTCTGTCCATGTTGTATTGCGTGAGAGCATATCGATCTCACCTGATTGAAGAGCGGTAAGTCTCTCTTTTGCATTAAGCGCAATATATTTGACTTTTTTAGCATCACCTAGAACTGCTGCAGCAACTGCACGACATTGGTCAACGTCAATGCCTTTATAGACACCATCACTTCCTACTTCAGAAAAGCCTGGTAATCCACCATCAACACCACATTTAACAAAACCTTGTTTTTGTACTTCACTGAGTGTATCAGCACTAAGCGTTGAGCCTAAGCTCAAAACAGCAATTGTTGCTAAAGAGATTTTAGCGAGTTTAGATCGTAACATCATTATCTTCCTTTCAAAGTTGATATGCTTAGAATTCTAACACTAAATTTTCTTTTTTGGCGAAAAAACTGCCTATTTATTAATCAATATGTCACAGTGTGTAGAATCTTCATTCTTTTGTCGAATATTCGCTTTTTGCATATCAATTGGTCATTTTTTAATCACTTCTTGCATTGAAACCATTTTCACTTTTTTGTATAGTGATGCGTTGTTTTTTTAATATACAAAGCTTTAAATAAACGATTGTATAAGTGTTTTGTTTTAGTATCGCATATTCCTAAATTAGGGAAAATGTTGCTTTTATGTCACTTGAAACCTTAAAAATATTTTGGGGACATCTGGAAAAATCTAAAATACTTCTCTTTCCTGATTAAAAAACGACCAAATTAACATCTTGAGGAGCCTTCAATTGTTGTCATTTAAAGATAAGTTCATGATTTTGCCAAAATGGCTTAGAAATAAAACAATGCTCAGTGCTGTAGAAACTGCTTTTGATGGAATTGCGCAAACACGTAAGCGTATAATGATTGAATGGGCGAATGAAGTATGGCGAGAAGTGGAAAACACCGCAATTCTTTTAGAGCAAGAAGAGAGTGATGTACTTTCTATATTAAAAGAACAAGAAAAACTCAGCGAAGCAATCTTGGAGTATTATATTTTAGATACCGCTAAAAAAATGCTTTTTAGTTCGACCAAAAGAGTCCTTAAAGAGTATCGTTACGATGAAAGTGCTTTTGGTGAAGCTATTGACTATGTCTTTTTAGGTTCAACACAACTTCTATTTGGTCCTTATCTCGATGATGACACACTCTCCATCAAACCTAAAGCTTCGAGCTTTCATGATCGCGTGACTCTCTCTTTCATTAAAAGCTTTAAACAAAATGGCGAGAGTTATGTTCTGATAGCACGTGTTTCTAACGATACACTCAGCGATCTTATCCAGCGAGAGGCAGGGCATATCTTTAAAGAATCGGGCGATAATTACCTTTTTATGATCGAGCCTTATTTTAATAAAAACATTAAAACAGGTACAGCATTATCCCGTTCGCGTTTTGAAGACAATACGTTTAGCTTTGGTGAAAACCTCAAAGAAGGCGTGCATACAGAGCAGGGTATTATCTCTATTAAACAGCATACGGAATTTGAAATTGTTTTTAATGACCCAGCAACGAGTGCTCTCCACCCCGGTGTCGCCAATACAATTAAAAAAGGAACCAATCTCTTCTGTTCGTATCCAGGATACCCTGATTATCGTGGTATCCCTGTTATTGGTAAAGGAATTACCGTTACCCTTCCTTACAGCCTCGATAAATGGGGAATGATGTGTGAGGGTGATCTTTTAGAAGTTTATGACATTATGCAGTTTCGCCACAAAATCTATGCAAAAATGGGCTTGTTGATCGGTATTTTAATTCCAAGCAGTTATCTGCTTATCGCAACATTCCTGCCATTCTTAAGTCGCATACAAGAAGTTAGTGTTATTACCGTCGCTTCATTGTTGATGATTTTAGGAACTATAGGAAATGAGCTTTCTGAATTTTTTGGCAAATATGCTTCTTTGCGTGCTCTGTTGCAAGGCTTTGTTGAAGGGGATGGTGACATTACCAAGCGTGCCGACTTAAGTAGGTTTGCCAAAGATGAGAACAGGCGTACTGCCATCTGGATCAACAGTGTTATCGATATCTTTGATACGATTCTGAAAAAGACAAAAACATCGCTTCTGAACTTACTCAATCTTAACCAAC from Sulfurospirillum arsenophilum NBRC 109478 encodes:
- a CDS encoding B12-binding domain-containing radical SAM protein, which translates into the protein MKEILLTTFNARYAHTSIAQRYLFANLEELQGRAKILEFVINSQVVDAAEEILSYQPKIVGIGAYIWNALEVQELITILKKVAPQIFIILGGPEASHFPHRVDFSGADYIIQGEGDIAFYELCKTLLEGQLPTERVIKAPMVNINAIKLPYDYYTDDDIKNRYCYVEASRGCPFTCEFCLSSIDKRVRDIEITRFIGELEKLWQRGVRNFKFIDRTFNLSIENATKLLDFFLSKTEEYFVHFEVIPDHFPVVLREKIAQFSPAALQLEVGIQTLDPEISKNIHRRLNIAKIEENLAFLQNETHAHLHVDLIIGLPGESLEGFGRNLDKLYSLTQCEIQIGILKKLSGTTISRHDEIYGMVYSNKPPYDILQNNLISFKEMQKMKRFARFWDMVYNSGNFKKCATLLWSEGKVYEGFYAFSEWLYAQTKSTWQISLDRLAELIFRYLCEVMRYEEDHIKTILIEDIMTVRGRKMPSFLRENYMPHEEQKEGTLKLNKRQLKHATV
- the trmA gene encoding tRNA (uridine(54)-C5)-methyltransferase TrmA, with protein sequence MECSYFGKCGSCTLYTLDYSAQVEHKKAHMNTLFEPLHVKAFDYFQTPSEHYRGRSEFRIWKEGDTLSYAMGSVDKKGAICIDVCPKVEMKIYTLMPQLLKQIESSPLLREKIFAVEFLASSEHLLVTLIYHKPLGVEWDNEAKMLEQAFGVFVIGRSRGIKRILTQDFVEDRFDIAGKTYRYHIIEGGFSQPNRLMNQKMISWVLSHLENCEDLLELYCGYGNFTIPMSQKFQKVLATEISKTSIKSALQNCELNDVNNIAFLRMSAEELTSALKKEREYNRLAGINLEDYTFSHVFVDPPRSGMDEASLEFISQFENIIYISCNPETLKRDLDVLTKKYAISQFALFDQFPNTEHLESGVILKRI
- a CDS encoding methyl-accepting chemotaxis protein, which gives rise to MFLNQVKIKTKGWFLAIGTLCGFMANIILVSFLITGTERLILIAGSVCGMIFFFIFTRVMVVSMTNSIDALSIITLDLAKGSGDLTKRIQINSKDEIADLSENINQFIEKIHVTVETSTQTSTQSAQMAHQFSAISNEVDKRMAEERDFVKQTKDLGDTMKITLEENTLNATQTSQNILNASQTLNTTAQEIKILVANIQQASEVESHTSERLQQLSNDANQVKSVLTVISDIADQTNLLALNAAIEAARAGEHGRGFAVVADEVRNLAERTQKSLTEINATINVIVQNIMDASGQMSENYKFIEQMATNSQEVELKISNTEAVIKEASDASLMASEVSQELSKNTATMIKNIGQIYESSMQNSSDVKNLNTSSHQLLELSETLASKLALFKI
- a CDS encoding CoA-binding protein; this translates as MECDISNISMPGDAGIKDIFSMCKSIAIIGLSPDPTKDSHKVARYLQECGFKIYPIYPKEETILGEKVYRSLLDIPEPVDMVDMFRKPEIADSLIEEILKKGDVKVFWLQLGIVNNQACAKAQEHGIIAVQNRCTKVEYERLMK
- the ilvA gene encoding threonine ammonia-lyase, yielding MIALSEIVKAKRQLGNVVTKTPCSLAPHLSEEVGAQVFLKKENLQITGAYKLRGAYNKIASLTKEERSKGVIAASAGNHAQGVAYSARSFGINATIIMPEATPLLKVTGTKALGAEVILSGDNYDEAYAYALTYAKEHSLTFIHPFEDDVVIAGQGTVALEMIDEINDLDIIVVPIGGGGLISGMASAIKQIDPKIKVIGVNASGAPAMYESFYAKKAINSKSVRTIADGIAVRDVSESNLAHILECVDEVVTVDDEEIAAAILFLLERQKLVVEGGGAASVAAIMHQKFAFTKDMKIGAVLSGGNIDVQMLSIIIEKGLIKSHRKMKLVITLIDKPGSLMRLTDLFKNANANIIQIDYDRFSTKLSYGDAQITIMLETKGVEHQEAIRVVLKEAGYLFKEEV
- a CDS encoding amino acid ABC transporter ATP-binding protein, producing the protein MKDRKEIIEIKNLNKWYGDFHVLKDINLTINKGEIIVVCGPSGSGKSTLIRCINYLEQFQEGQIIVDGIELVNDVKKIKAIREEVAMVFQHFNLFPHLTILDNLTLAPVWVRKMPRKEAEAMAMKYLERVGIANQAHKYPNQLSGGQQQRVAIARSLCKNPKIMLFDEPTSALDPEMVAEVLDVMIELAREDKTMVCVTHEMGFAKKVADRIIFMDAGQIVEENTPEEFFQNPESDRLKLFLEQILSH
- a CDS encoding amino acid ABC transporter permease, with product MAIYNKINERKAPSSTKGLTFWLRENLFSTPLNVALTLLGAMILFWIIPPFVKWAYINANFVGSTREDCVSGGACWVFIRMKIDMFMYGFYPSQLRWRINTVYALFFVLVVAFKYLKSPFVKIALAHVYFIAGFFLVYGGFFGMEAVPTDKWGGLMLTIMVAAVGIVAAFPLGVLLAFGRASHLPIIKSISVTYIEFIRGVPLITILFMSSIILPLFFPEGMSFDKLLRALIGIALFESAYIAENIRGGLQSIPKGQFEAADAIGLSYWQKMFLVILPQALKVAIPNLVGVSIALFQDTTLVLIIGLFDLLAMVRLSAADSYWLGYETEGYVFVTFIFWFFCYSMSNFSQKLEKRFNTNLR
- a CDS encoding amino acid ABC transporter permease; translation: MLALLRNQKIRGILFQLLTVIGLVAFLWYIGANTVANIEQRGIQTGFGFLNGTAGFGIDQSPISYTEEDTHGRVFIVGLLNTLIIAFVGIILATIVGLIIGILRLSKNWLIAKLAKAYIDFFRNIPLLLQILFWYNVVLRAMPSPKQSYSFFDTIFINNRGLYFPLPEYNATFFTMLASLFLALFASIALNMWANRRKETTGEDFTVLPFVLGMFILFPILAYFLGGAHLNFSFPELRGFNFKGGKTLSPEFLALTFALTIYTATFIAEAVRSGIEAVSHGQKEAASSMGFSPYQSLKLVVLPQAIRIAIPPIINQYLNLIKNSSLATAVGYPEIVTVFAGTSLNQVGQAIEIISMTMLVYLVISLVVSAILNWFNHKMKIKER